Genomic DNA from Salinibacterium sp. NK8237:
TTCGAATCATTCCTATTCGCGTTCGATATCTGTCAGGAGCACCCATGACCACCACTCTCGACTTCGCTGGCCCCACGCGCTCGATTCGCTCAAACGTTGTGACGGTTCAACTCAACGACGATCTCTGGCGCATTACGCGCCCCGACGGCGAAGTGTTGGGCTACGTTCACCGCTGGCAATCCACTGCAGGGTTCCGTTTTCAAGCCAAGCGCATGCTTCAGCGCCAGCGCCGCTTTTTGCCGCTCGGAGATTTTTGGACCATCGACGATGCTCTGGATATCTTCCGGTTTTGATGTGACGCGCCTGTCGCTATCGGGCCACATGCGCTAGCCGGGTTACAGTGCCAACATGATTCTTGAGTGGTGGAACGACATCGTCGACTGGTTCAACTCCGATGCGGGCTGGACGTTTATCACGAACGCTCTTGTGCCCTTCCTCGCGATTGTTGTCGGAGGAATCATCGTCGGCCTGATCGCGCGCTCGTCGCTGCGTCGCCTCATCGGCCACCAAGACCGTCAGGCCAAAGCTGCCGCTGTTGCCGCGCTCATCTCTTCTGGCCGTCGCGCTGCCACCTGGAGCACTCTTTCCGCTGGCGAAAAAGAGCACGTCGACTATCTGGCGAGCGAAGCCGAAGTTCGCGTTCGCCTGCTCCCCCTCAAGGGTGCAGACATCGCCGCCGACTGGGCTTCTCACAAGCTCGCCGCGATGAAGAAAAACTCGGTCAACTACAGCTTCCAGGCTGAACAAGACCTCGCAGAGCTTCAAGAAGGTCTCCTCAATTGGCAAGCCCGCCCCGGTCGCGCCAAAAAGCTCTTCGCTCAAGACCTCGCCAGCTGGAAGTATGAGACCGGCGAAGCCGAAGACGAACTGGTCGTCAAGCAGCAAGAGTGGGCATCACGTCAAGCTGCCGAGGGCACAACGACGACGACCTCGACACCCTCTTCTGCATCAACAAGCGGTTCGGAAGCGACTCCCACCGTCGCCATCACTCCCGACCGCGACTAAAAATACGCAAAGCGGGCCTTCTACGCGTCGGGGCCTTCAACGGCAATTACACGCGCAGACCACGGACAAAAACTGTCTGAAACCAAAGCGTCATCTTCCACATATTGCGGAATACCGTCGCACTGCTCAGCCGTGATGTTGGTGAATGTGAAAGTCGCAGGATCGATGTGCCACGACCACGGTGCATTTACCGACGAATCCCCACGCACGACGACACCCTGAGGCACAGTCTCCAAGTTCTCCCCCGCCAACAACCCCTTGGCATGCTCAATGAGTTCCGGCGTCGCCAATTCAATCGTGAATTGCCCGCCACTGGAAACCTCAAAAATAGCGACCGTCGGCTCGGGTCCAGCAATACACCCCGAGAGCGTCGCCAAAGACACCACTGCGACAACGGCCGCGGCGAGAGCAGCCCGAGAATTCACGGCGATGCCTCAGTTGTCTGTGGCCAGCGCGTCGAAATCGAACCGGGCAACCTCGTAGCTGCGCGTCAGCAGCTCCTCGAGAACCGTCAGATCGACATCCGCTAACTTCTTGATATAGAGACAGCCCACTGCAAGTTCGTGGGCACCAAGGCGTTCCAACAACTCAGGGAACTCCCGAAAATTGCGAGCCGTATACAGCGAGATCTTGGCCTTGCGTGGTGAAAAACCAATCGTGGCCGTATCGCCTTCGCGACCAGTGGCATAGCGGTAATGACTTGACCCGAAGCCGATGATCGATGGCCCCCACATCACCGCGGACTGCCCCGAGGCCCGACCGAAGATTTCCAGCAGAATTCGCGCCTCATCTTGCCGGCGCTCGGTTGGCACGGAGTCAATGAACTCAGCGACAGTGACAGCGGTGGGGGCTGTCTTGTTCGATGCATTCACGTCAGAACCATCCCGTTCTCTGCGGTGCCCTCGGCAGGATTCGAACCTGCGGCCAAGAGATTAGAAGGCTCCTGCTCTATCCCCTGAGCTACGAGGGCGGGGTATACGCGTTAAACGATAGCGTGTCAGCCGCGTGGTGGCGTTTCAACCGCTACACGGCTTTCGCGAGCGCCACCAGCATCTGGTTGAGCGTAGGGGCGCCCTGGGCACGAAAAACTTCTTCTCCCTGCGCAGACACGATAACGATGGTGGGAGTAGAGGTGATACCAGCCTGCTCGGCGCGGTCCGACTCGCGGGCGACATCCAATTCTGCATATGTCACCGCGGGTACGAGGCGCGCCACCTCGTCGAGGGTTCGGCGCGCCGTCGTACACGGGTCACAAAAGGCAGAAGAAAAGAACAGCACGGTTGGCTGTTCAGAGGTGCTGCTGTTAGAGGTCGTTTCGTTCGTCAAGGTCTTCCAGAGGGTCGCTATCGGCCTGATCCCACGTGTAAGTGACGTGGACTTTATCGCCGACCTGCTTCGCTACCGGAGATTCGTAACGCAATTGCGTTTCGGAACCTACAGCGTCTGCGGCGATCAGGGTCACATAATCATCCCATCCCTCCTCGGTTGCAATACGCGTATCGTTCTGGCCGTTGTACGGGCCGCCGACAAAAAACACGATGTACTCGTCGCCGTGCGCGAGAGTGGGGGTTGATTCGCTCATGACCACAGGTTTACCAGACAAGAGTGGGCGAACGCTGGTGACATTTCGGGAGCGGTAGAATCGGTGCATGGCATCACACGCTGATTATCTGGTTTGGATCGACTGCGAGATGACGGGACTGGATGTCGAAATCGACGAACTCGTCGAGGTTGCAGTGGTTATCACTGACTACGACCTCGTTCCCGTCGATGAGGGAATGACAATTGTCATTAAGCCCAGTGAGGCTGCTCTTGAGAATATGGGCGAGTTCGTCACCAAGATGCACACCTCGAGCGGGCTCATCGAAGAGATGCCGAACGGCGTTTCTCTTGCGGATGCCGAGTTCGCCGTGAACGAGTACATCGTGCGCTACGTGCCGAACGCCCGCACCGCTCCGATGGCCGGCAACACTATTGGCACCGATCGCACCTTCCTAGCCAAGTACATGCCCCGCGTCGACACTCACCTGCACTACCGCAGCGTCGATGTGTCTTCGATCAAAGAATTGTCGAAGCGTTGGTTTCCCCGCGTGTACTTCAACGCGCCGGATAAAAACGGCGGTCACCGGGCCCTCGCCGACATTCTCGAGTCCATTCGCGAGCTCGATTATTACCGCAAAGCGGTCTTTGTGGGCGAGCCAGGACCGACGACAGAACAGGTTCAAGCAATTTCTGCTGACGTAGTGGCTGGATTCGCTCCGCGGTTGTAATACACTTATACAGTTGCTTATCGCCGCAAGGCGAAAAACAACCTTGGTGGGCGTAGCTCAGTTGGTAGAGCGCTGGCTTGTGGAGCCGGAAGTCGCGGGTTCGAGCCCCGTCGTTCACCCCAAGATAATGAGGCCCAAACCCTCGAGACGAGCACTATGTCTCGCGAGGGGTTGGGCCTCATTTTTGTTTCTCAGCTGTGCTTGTGCTGCAGCGAGCGCTCAATCATCAGTTGCCAGGTCGAGTGCCCCCTTGAGCCTCGCCTTCACCGGCGGTGTTTTCTTTCACTTCCCCGGAAGAGTAAGCAAGGATGTCGTCAATCTCGGATTGCAGTACGGCGGCATCGACGAGATCAGATGCATCATCAGAAAGCGTTTCGGAACGCGACTCGACGATGCTTTCGAATTGCCCACTCTCAAAGATCTCCTCCTGCAACTCATCGAGCGCATCCTCGTACATCGCAACAAACTCCGCAGTTTCTGTGAACCGCGTCGTCAGAATGTTGTTGTCTTGCTGAGACTGCCCACCGCCGGCGGCATCCCCGCCGGCGCCATCAGCGGGTAACCCTCCAGGAGCTCCTCCCTCACCAGCGCCGCCCGGACGCTCGCCCTCGCTAGGTAGGTCTGTTGCATCGCCTTCTGGCGCGCCTTCGGGAAGCCCACCTTCGGGAAGCTCGCCATCCGGAAGCTCGCCGCCGGGGGCCGCACCTTCGGCGGCTGCGTCGCCCGCGGCGTCACCCGCACTGTTTACCGTGCCGAACGCCAAGTTGTGGTCCCAGGCCACAACGGACATGAGGCCGGAATCTGGGTCGTAATAGAGGTACGAGTTGTTGCCAGGGCCATCGATGTCATCAAAATTGTCAATGAGGTCTTCAATCGCGAGATAACGCGCGAAGGCCTCCACATCAAGAACCTCGGGAAGTTGAGTGACAAACTCTTCATCTGTCGTGTTGTTCACGACATCGAGAAAGTCGACGAGGGGCTCGTAGTCCTCAGCCCCCACTTCAAGGTCGAACACATCCGCGTAGAGCTCCGTGTCGTCACCTAACCAGGAGTAGTCGCCTTCACTCTCCGCCTTCCAGAGGATGCCGTCATCTGAGGGAAGCAAACCGGCCTCATAGTTTCGCTCTAACCATGATTCGTTCGGTACTGCGACGGTGAGACGCAAAGTGTCTTCACTGCCGTTCACGGAGAACCGCGTCGCGATTGACTCTTCGGTTGCCAATCCAGCCGCGCTCAATGTCTCAAGAGCCACGGCCTCGTTCAGTGCAGTCTCAGTGTTATTCGAGCGCACGACAACATCGGTGACTCCTTCGATGCTTTGTCCATCGACGTATTTATCGAGCCGAATTCGCCACGGTAGTTCTTCAACCGGAGTGTCCGCTGTCACGCCGCGCAAGCTCGAGTTTCCTTTGAGCTTGATGCCTACTTGCTCATAGGTCGTGCCGTCGATCACCACGGTTGCCTCCAGCCACTCCTTCTCGCCGGAATCGAGATAGGTCTCGACCATGGCTAAGACCTCGTCGCTATCGACATCAAGTTCGATCGAGTGCACAACAGAAGAATCGAAAAAGGAGGACGTGTCGGTTGTGAGACTCACGTTCACAAAGTCTGTTGTGCCAGCACTTCCCGCGGTGTCGTTCGTACCCACGGAGCAGCTCGCGAGTGTAAGAGTGAGAACGACGGTAGTGCTGACTACGCCAAAGAGCTTTTTTCTATCCATGCCCGCAACGCTAAGAAAAGTTTCTATCGGTTTGCTAAGACCGCGACGCGAGTTTCACCCGAACTGCTCAGCGAACGAGCGCACGAATTACCGACCATGCCCCACGCGCGTCAGCGCCGACTGACAGGATGTACTCATGGAGAATCTCGACGAGCAACAGTTTGAGGCGCTCGTGGTCGAGGGCCTCGATGCGCTCTCAGACGACATCGTTGATGGGCTCGACAATGTCGTCTTCGTTACCGAGGATCGCCCCGAAGATGGCTCCCTGTCGATCCTCGGGCTTTACGACGGCGTCGCCCTCACGGAGCGGGGACAATATGGCTTTGGCGAACTGCCCGACCGCATCATCCTGTTTCGCGAACCGTTGCTGGCTATCTGTGAGTCGATCGACGAGCTCAAGGAACAGATCCACATCACACTCGTGCATGAAATAGCCCACTACTACGGCATCGACGATGCACAGCTGCACGAACTCGGCTGGGCATAGCCGGTCATTGAGCCGACATGGGGTCGCGACCGCGTAGGATTTCGTGAGTGTCACGAACCTCAGGAGGATTGATGATTTCGAGCAAGCGCGCGAGTGCGTTGGTGGTAGCCCCTGCGATCATGCTGGTGCTATCGGGTTGCGCACTGATCGAACCCGCCGATACCAGCGAGCCGCCCACGGCCATGGAACTCTGCGCGATGGATCACACGTGGACGCTCGACACGGCCGATCTTTCTGAGAAGCTGTTGACCGAACTAGAAGCAGATGACGTTCCTGTGACCGCTGTTGAGCCGAGCGGTGGTCAGACTCTCACATGGCAGAGCGACGGCGCGCTCACTATCGAGTCAGATCTCGTATTCACGATCAGCGCTGAACCGAAGTCGGATCAGGTGATGACGATCACGAAGTCTTACACGGGCACTGTTGTTGGCAAGGCCGAGATCAACGTGGATGTCGCGATCCCCCGCGACTGGGACATCTCGGATTACACGGTTGAAACCTCCGCGGTGCTCGACGATGAGCCTGTTGAAGAGTTGAAGTACACGATCCCTCAGAGCGACTTCGATGACATGCTTGGGCTCATTCTCACCTGCGAGGCTGACGCAATGACGATCAACCCTCGCGGAACTGACTTCATTCAACTGTGGAGCAAGGTCAGCTAGCAAGGATCTAAAGGCGACTGGCGAACCAGCGTGAGACATCGGCACCGTCGAGCGTCTCATCCGCCAGTTCGCGAGGATTTTCGCGCGCCATAAAGCGGAGCTCTTGGCGCGCCCAGCGCTCCCAATGAGGGGCGTAGGTGTCTCCATCGCGGTCGAGTGCTCGTTTCTTGCGTGACGCGTCGTCTAGGTCAACCCAAATGCTGTGGTCGACCAGAGGGGCGGATGCGCGGCTCAGGGCACCGATTCCCTCGAACACGATGGGGCGATCGCCGTCGAGCTCGTGCCGGGCCCCTAGCGAATCCGTGAGCCAGTTCCATTCCTGCCAGCGCAATTCGGTGAGGATGCGGGGCACTAGGGCGCTAGCGGCATCCAACCCATCCCATCCGGGATAAAAGTCATCGAGCTTTACTAGCTGCACTTCGGGCCACAGTGCAGCCATGGCACGACCCAGCTCTGTTTTGCCTGAACCCGAGCGGCCGTCGATGAGACACCGCCAGCGCGGGGCAGGCAAACTCGTAGGCTGCTGGGACTGGGGCTGCGGCTGCAAGTTAGCCAACAATGAGGTTCCAACTTCCCGTGAGCACGGCAACGACTGTAGCGGTGACGCCGATGAGTAGCCCCACGAAGAGCGTGAGCCACTCGGCCTGCCCCCACGGTGACTCTCGCGCCCACGTGCGAGTTGTGTCGCCGCCGAACCCGCGCGCTTCCATCGCAATAGACAGCTTGCTGCCTCGACGAATCGAGAGCACGAGAAGCGCGAAACCTTGACCGGCGATGCGGCGCACACGGCCGCGGTCTGCCACGCCGCGAGCGCGGCGCGCCAGTTCGAGCGAGCGCCAATCCTCGAGAAAGAGGCCAACCATCCGCACGGCGGCGAGTGCGCCAATAACGAAACGATTGGGCAATCGGAGCCGTTGGGCAAGGCCATCGGCAAAGTCGGTGGGATCGATCGAGATGAACAGCACAACTGCGGGAAGCCCGATCGCGAGCACGCGCAAGAAGGTTGCCAGAGCAAGCTCGATAGAACCGTCGCTGATTCTGATCAAGAGGAACTCGAAGTACACGGTGCCGTCGTAGCGGCCGTAGAGCAGGATCGTGAGCGCGGTCAGGGGTGCGGCCAGCCACACCGGCAAGGTGCGCAGCCAGAAGCGTTTCGGCTCAATCCCGAAGAACGCGATGATGGCAAGCTCGAGCACCAGCGCGGTCGTCGCCGATACCCAATCGATCGTGGCAAGCAAGAACAGGCTCACGAGGAGCGCTGCTCCAAGTTTGGCCACGGGATTCACCGACGCGATAGGGATCAT
This window encodes:
- a CDS encoding DUF1801 domain-containing protein encodes the protein MNASNKTAPTAVTVAEFIDSVPTERRQDEARILLEIFGRASGQSAVMWGPSIIGFGSSHYRYATGREGDTATIGFSPRKAKISLYTARNFREFPELLERLGAHELAVGCLYIKKLADVDLTVLEELLTRSYEVARFDFDALATDN
- a CDS encoding co-chaperone YbbN; its protein translation is MTNETTSNSSTSEQPTVLFFSSAFCDPCTTARRTLDEVARLVPAVTYAELDVARESDRAEQAGITSTPTIVIVSAQGEEVFRAQGAPTLNQMLVALAKAV
- a CDS encoding oligoribonuclease, which produces MSESTPTLAHGDEYIVFFVGGPYNGQNDTRIATEEGWDDYVTLIAADAVGSETQLRYESPVAKQVGDKVHVTYTWDQADSDPLEDLDERNDL
- the orn gene encoding oligoribonuclease; protein product: MASHADYLVWIDCEMTGLDVEIDELVEVAVVITDYDLVPVDEGMTIVIKPSEAALENMGEFVTKMHTSSGLIEEMPNGVSLADAEFAVNEYIVRYVPNARTAPMAGNTIGTDRTFLAKYMPRVDTHLHYRSVDVSSIKELSKRWFPRVYFNAPDKNGGHRALADILESIRELDYYRKAVFVGEPGPTTEQVQAISADVVAGFAPRL
- a CDS encoding CotH kinase family protein, whose protein sequence is MDRKKLFGVVSTTVVLTLTLASCSVGTNDTAGSAGTTDFVNVSLTTDTSSFFDSSVVHSIELDVDSDEVLAMVETYLDSGEKEWLEATVVIDGTTYEQVGIKLKGNSSLRGVTADTPVEELPWRIRLDKYVDGQSIEGVTDVVVRSNNTETALNEAVALETLSAAGLATEESIATRFSVNGSEDTLRLTVAVPNESWLERNYEAGLLPSDDGILWKAESEGDYSWLGDDTELYADVFDLEVGAEDYEPLVDFLDVVNNTTDEEFVTQLPEVLDVEAFARYLAIEDLIDNFDDIDGPGNNSYLYYDPDSGLMSVVAWDHNLAFGTVNSAGDAAGDAAAEGAAPGGELPDGELPEGGLPEGAPEGDATDLPSEGERPGGAGEGGAPGGLPADGAGGDAAGGGQSQQDNNILTTRFTETAEFVAMYEDALDELQEEIFESGQFESIVESRSETLSDDASDLVDAAVLQSEIDDILAYSSGEVKENTAGEGEAQGGTRPGN
- a CDS encoding metallopeptidase family protein; this translates as MENLDEQQFEALVVEGLDALSDDIVDGLDNVVFVTEDRPEDGSLSILGLYDGVALTERGQYGFGELPDRIILFREPLLAICESIDELKEQIHITLVHEIAHYYGIDDAQLHELGWA
- a CDS encoding ATP-binding protein encodes the protein MAALWPEVQLVKLDDFYPGWDGLDAASALVPRILTELRWQEWNWLTDSLGARHELDGDRPIVFEGIGALSRASAPLVDHSIWVDLDDASRKKRALDRDGDTYAPHWERWARQELRFMARENPRELADETLDGADVSRWFASRL
- a CDS encoding energy-coupling factor transporter transmembrane protein EcfT, which gives rise to MIPIASVNPVAKLGAALLVSLFLLATIDWVSATTALVLELAIIAFFGIEPKRFWLRTLPVWLAAPLTALTILLYGRYDGTVYFEFLLIRISDGSIELALATFLRVLAIGLPAVVLFISIDPTDFADGLAQRLRLPNRFVIGALAAVRMVGLFLEDWRSLELARRARGVADRGRVRRIAGQGFALLVLSIRRGSKLSIAMEARGFGGDTTRTWARESPWGQAEWLTLFVGLLIGVTATVVAVLTGSWNLIVG